A stretch of Malus sylvestris chromosome 11, drMalSylv7.2, whole genome shotgun sequence DNA encodes these proteins:
- the LOC126590031 gene encoding mitogen-activated protein kinase 19-like: MMRPGHQNKELKEMDFFTEYGEANRYKILEVIGKGSYGVVCAAIDTHTGEKVAIKKIHSIFEHISDAIRILREVKLLRLLRHPDIVEIKRIMLPPSKREFKDIYVVFELMESDLHQVIKANDDLTREHQQFFLYQMLRALKYMHTANVYHRDLKPKNILANANCKLKVCDFGLARVAFNDTPTTIFWTDYVATRWYRAPELCGSFFSKYTPAIDIWSIGCIFAEVLTGKPLFPGKSVIHQLDLITDLLGTPPLETISGVRNEKARKYLMEMRRRPPVPFTQKFPKADPLALRLLQRLLAFDPKDRPTAEQALADPYFKGLAKVEREHSCQPISKMEFEFERRRVIKEDIRELIYREILEYHPQLLKDYMNGTEGTSFMYPSAIGQFRKQFAYLEENGGKTGSVVPPERKHVSLPRSTVHSSTIPPNAQPNLLSYENRQTEEASSSFRVTDASGNAPKVSRPPPRVPTAKPGRVVGPVLPYENGRNVKETYDPRTFSRNAVPPQSVTPHCFRTHTANQDKAGAEMRRDESHAKLQPQPEQRNLAGKPSPGMAIEVNMNPYYPPPTKVDQLNSIDSKLLQAQSQFGPVGAAAVAVAAHRNAGAVQYGLS; encoded by the exons atgatgcgtCCTGGTCACCAAAACAAG GAGCTGAAAGAGATGGACTTTTTCACCGAATATGGTGAAGCTAATAGATATAAGATTCTTGAAGTCATAGGGAAAGGAAGTTATGGGGTTGTTTGTGCAGCTATTGACACACATACTGGGGAGAAAGTTGCGATAAAGAAAATACATAGTATCTTTGAGCACATCTCCGATGCTATTAGGATCTTGCGTGAAGTTAAGTTGCTTAGACTTTTAAGACATCCTGATATTGTCGAAATTAAGCGCATAATGTTGCCACCTTCAAAGAGGGAGTTCAAAgatatttatgttgtttttgagCTCATGGAGTCTGATCTTCACCAAGTTATCAAGGCTAATGATGACTTGACCCGCGAACACCAGCAATTCTTTCTTTACCAGATGCTACGTGCTTTGAAATATATGCATACAG CCAATGTGTATCATAGAGATCTTAAGCCAAAAAATATACTGGCAAATGCAAATTGCAAGCTTAAAGTTTGTGATTTCGGACTAGCAAGAGTTGCCTTTAATGATACTCCAACAACAATATTTTGGACA GACTACGTGGCAACACGGTGGTATAGAGCTCCAGAACTATGTGGGTCATTCTTTTCCAAG TACACTCCTGCAATTGATATATGGAGTATTGGCTGCATCTTTGCTGAGGTATTGACAGGGAAGCCATTGTTTCCTGGTAAAAGTGTCATTCATCAATTAGATTTGATCACTGATCTCCTTGGAACACCTCCGCTAGAGACCATCTCTGGA GTTAGAAATGAGAAGGCAAGGAAATACTTGATGGAAATGCGGAGAAGACCTCCCGTGCCATTTACACAAAAATTTCCCAAGGCAGATCCTCTAGCACTCCGCCTATTACAAAGGCTATTGGCTTTTGACCCAAAGGACAGACCAACTGCCGAGCAG GCACTAGCTGATCCTTACTTCAAGGGCCTAGCCAAAGTTGAGAGAGAACACTCTTGTCAGCCTATTTCAAAGatggaatttgaatttgaaaggcGAAGGGTCATAAAAGAGGACATAAGAGAACTAATTTACCGGGAAATACTAGAATACCATCCTCAGCTACTTAAGGACTACATGAATGGAACTGAAGGCACAAGTTTTATGTATCCAAG TGCTATAGGCCAATTCAGAAAGCAGTTTGCTTATCTTGAGGAAAATGGTGGGAAAACTGGATCGGTTGTTCCTCCAGAGAGGAAGCATGTCTCCCTTCCACG ATCCACCGTTCACTCGAGTACAATCCCCCCTAATGCACAGCCAAATTTGCTATCATATGAGAACCGGCAGACAGAGGAGGCTTCCAGCAGTTTTAGAGTAACAGACGCTTCTGGAAATGCACCAAAGGTTTCACGGCCGCCGCCGAGGGTGCCAACAG CAAAACCTGGGCGAGTTGTTGGACCAGTTCTTCCATATGAGAATGGCAGAAATGTGAAGGAAACCTATGATCCAAGGACATTCTCTAGAAACGCAGTTCCTCCTCAGTCTGTCACTCCACACTGCTTCAGAACTCATACTGCCAATCAAGACAAGGCTGGAGCGGAGATGCGGAGGGATGAATCACATGCTAAACTGCAACCCCAGCCCGAACAGCGCAACTTAGCAGGAAAACCTTCACCGGGCATGGCCATTGAAGTCAACATGAACCCATACTACCCACCACCCACCAAAGTAGATCAATTAAACTCGATAGATTCCAAATTACTGCAGGCGCAATCTCAGTTTGGTCCTGTAGGTGCTGCAGCCGTAGCTGTAGCTGCTCACCGGAACGCTGGAGCTGTTCAGTATGGATTGTCTTAA